Part of the Pseudomonas baltica genome is shown below.
GTCGGCTCTTTGCCGTACATCATGTCGTAGCACACCGTCACGCCAGACTCGATCAGACTCGCGGCAATCGGGGGCAACTCGCCGGCCAGGCTCGCCGAGGTGGCATTGATGATGATGTCCACCGACTCTTCCAACCAATCGAAACCACTGGACGCCACCGGCCCGAGTTCGGCGAAGATCTGCGCCAGTTGCTCGGCCTTTTCCACCGTGCGGTTGGCAATGATCAGCGACGCCGGCTCCTGCTCCAGCAACGACTCGATCACCCCGCGGACCGCGCCGCCAGCACCCAGCAACAGGATGCGCTTGCCCTTGAGGCTGACCCCGACGTTGACCGTCAGATCGCGCACCAAACCCAGGCCATCGGTGTTGTCGCCGCGCAAACCGCCGTTGTCCAGGCGCGTCAGCATGTTCACCGCACCGGCACGGCGGGCGCGGTCGGTCAGTTGGTCGCAGAGGCGAAAGGCATCCTCCTTGAACGGCACGGTAACGTTGGCACCACGGCCTTGCTTGAAAAAACCCAGGGCGCAGTTGGCGAAGTCTTCGAGCGGCGCCAGCAGGGTGCTGTACTCCAGCTGCTCACCCGTCTGTTCAGCGAACAGGCGGTGGATGGCAGGCGACTTGCTGTGGCCGACCGGGTTACCGAAGACGACGTACTGGTCCATTGGGGCATCCTGAAGAAGGGTGTGGTATCCGTGGGAGCGGGCTGCGCCCGCGAAAAATAAAGCGCCGCTGTGGTGGTCAGGTCAAGGCCAGCCAATCGCGATCCTGCAGGAAGTACTCGGTCAGGCGCGCTTCCGGGCTGCCCGGTGCGGCGTGCCAGTCGTAGCCCCAGCGAACCTGTGGGGGCAGCGACATGAGGATCGACTCGGTACGGCCCCCGGACTGCAGGCCGAACAGCGTGCCGCGGTCGTAGACCAGGTTGAATTCCACGTAACGGCCGCGGCGAAATTCCTGAAATTCGCGCTGCCGCGCATCGAACGCCATGGCCTTGCGGCGCTGCACGATCGGCACATAGGCCTCCAGGAAGGCGTCGCCGATGGCGCGCATGAAGGCGAAACTGGTGTCGAAGTCCCATTCGTTGAGATCGT
Proteins encoded:
- the aroE gene encoding shikimate dehydrogenase → MDQYVVFGNPVGHSKSPAIHRLFAEQTGEQLEYSTLLAPLEDFANCALGFFKQGRGANVTVPFKEDAFRLCDQLTDRARRAGAVNMLTRLDNGGLRGDNTDGLGLVRDLTVNVGVSLKGKRILLLGAGGAVRGVIESLLEQEPASLIIANRTVEKAEQLAQIFAELGPVASSGFDWLEESVDIIINATSASLAGELPPIAASLIESGVTVCYDMMYGKEPTPFCRWASEHGAKLSVDGFGMLVEQAAVAFTYWRGVEVDTAPVLKALRAEMAG